A single genomic interval of Apis cerana isolate GH-2021 linkage group LG2, AcerK_1.0, whole genome shotgun sequence harbors:
- the LOC107997485 gene encoding probable ATP-dependent RNA helicase DHX35 isoform X3 → MIRISVDKFCIIKSYIFQYVYLLEAGWCSDGKIIGITEPRRVAATSLANRVADERNCILGTEVGYSIRFDNYTDETTKIKYMTEGILLRELMSDPLLTSYSVIVVDEVHERTLLTDIIMGLLKKIIRKRRSLRIVVCSATVDAEQLRDFFNINTTKDSTKDTAVILTIEGRLYPVDIFFIKEPVANYVTSVIDTVMKIHENEEPGDILAFLTGLDEVDRAVSLLSEHAKLIKEGKLKLLPLAMYGSLPNSEQLKVFWRAAKDTRKVIIATNIAETSITIPNIIYVIDCGFVKIPWYETETQTNSLIIVPISKASADQRAGRAGRVRTGKAYRLYTEKAYSELFETTPPEMQRSDLAPAILQLKALGIDNVLRFNFPSAPPSKNLLTGLELLYALGAIDSNGELTTPLGITMAEMPLEPVLAKSLIVSGEMGCSEEISTILAMLQVQNVFIRPAGGQAAIKARIAQRKFEVEEGDLLTLLNVYIAYEKNKTSSWCQKQFLNNKALRRAIEIRTQMHSMMKKLNIPLVSCNRNVQQILKCITAGLFSKVAYLHYTGTYKTIRGNKDLYIHPNSCLYTLQQPQWLLFYEVLQTNKTYMKDITVIQPEWLLELAPHFYEKTSLDSI, encoded by the exons TAATTGTATTTTAGGAACAGAAGTTGGTTATTCAATacgtttcgataattataCAGACGAAACAACAAAAATCaag tacATGACAGAAGGAATTTTACTTCGAGAATTAATGAGCGATCCTTTGCTGACAAGTTACTCAGTAATTGTAGTAGATGAAGTACATGAAAGAACTCTTCTTACTGATATTATTATGggacttttgaaaaaaataattcgg aaacgaAGAAGTTTGCGAATTGTCGTTTGTTCTGCTACGGTTGATGCAGAACAACTTCgagattttttcaatataaatacaacaaaAGATTCAACGAAAGATACCGCGGTTATTCTTACTATTGAAGGTAGATTATATCcagtagatattttttttataaaag AACCAGTGGCTAATTATGTGACTAGTGTGATAGATACTGTTatgaaaattcatgaaaacGAAGAACCTGGTGATATTTTAGCATTTCTTACAGGTTTAGATGAAGTAGACCGAGCAGTTTCTCTTTTATCAGAGCATGCAAAACTtataaaagaaggaaaat tgAAACTTTTACCTCTAGCTATGTATGGATCTCTTCCAAACTCAGAACAATTGAAAGTATTTTGGAGAGCTGCCAAAGATACTCGTAAAGTTATCATTGCGACGAATATCGCAGAAACATCAATTACtattccaaatataatttatg ttATTGATTGTGGCTTTGTAAAAATTCCATGGTACGAGACAGAAACTCAGACAAATTCTCTTATAATTGTTCCAATATCTAAAGCCTCCGCGGATCAACGTGCTGGTCGAGCAGGTCGTGTTCGAACAGGAAAAGCTTATag ATTGTACACAGAAAAAGCATACTCGGAACTATTTGAAACAACACCGCCAGAAATGCAACGTTCGGATCTAGCACCTGCTATCTTACAACTAAAAGCATTAGGAATTGATAATGTATTAAGATTTAACTTTCCTTCTGCTCCACCAAGCAAAAATCTTCTTACTGGATTGGAATTACTTTATGCATTAGGAGCAATTGATAGTAATGGAGAATTAACAACACCATTAGGTATAACAATGGCAGAAATGCCATTAGAACCTGTTTTAGCAAAATCTCTTATAGTATcag GTGAAATGGGATGTTCCGAAGAAATATCAACGATTTTAGCTATGCTTCAAGTACAAAATGTTTTCATAAGACCAGCAGGTGGCCAAGCTGCTATAAAAGCAAGAATAgcacaaagaaaatttgaagttGAAGAGGGAGATTTATTAACGTTacttaatgtatatattgcatatgaaaaaaataaaacaagtagTTGGTGTCAAAAAcagtttcttaataataaagcaTTGCGCAGAGCTATAGAAATTCGAACGCAAATGCATtctatgatgaaaaaattaaatattccattggTTTCATGTAATC GAAATgtacaacaaattttaaaatgtataactgCTGGACTTTTTTCGAAAGTGgcttatttacattatactggaacatataaaacaattcgtggaaataaagatttatatatacatccaAATAGTTGTTTATATACACTTCAACAACCACAATG gttattattctatgaagttttacaaacaaataaaacgtATATGAAGGATATAACTGTGATTCAACCAGAATGGTTATTAGAATTAGCGCctcatttttatgaaaaaacatCTCttgattctatttaa
- the LOC107997555 gene encoding WD repeat-containing protein 89, protein MAKIVESLKRLSVEHGTRKHDDNRTVKRKSELISSIEEAVSLDHNYILAVCGTQSDPEFRIGTALSDHTCVIYSVGESLNQTITLTHNQAPIVGIRFSPTSRNILYTAMNNGQITACDLRAKGKVIARFKDSTEDGKMRPLCSFDVSCDEKLVAGGTEHIGGDAFILFWDSRHTNSKLDDKNNLLGGYWESHMEDVTSLAFHSSKQDVLASGSTDGLINVFDLTQPSEDSALTYSLNTESSVDRIGWLNDDNLWCTTHNSLQLWDCDGATPYAKFERSNLTVSQNDDPDDCYIVRFHASNALGQPFLLAGSSNVKGENLRCLNIINDRLETCYNMIGNKQIVRDSWLHEKSGSLITVGEGGLINIWRQTETIPIQQNSSHKLMAKIGTGKGRDRQHRTKPY, encoded by the exons ATGGCTAAAATAGTTGaatcattaaaaagattaagtgTTGAACATGGTACACGTAAACATGATGACAATCGAACCGTCAAAAGAAAAAGCGAGTTAATATCATCGATAGAAGAAGCAGTATCTCttgatcataattatattcttgccGTCTGTGGAACACAAAG TGATCCAGAATTTCGAATTGGTACTGCTTTATCTGATCATACATGTGTAATATATTCTGTTGGGGAAAGTTTAAACCAGACTATTACATTAACTCATAATCAAGCACCTATTGTTGGTATTAGGTTCAGTCCTActtctagaaatattttatatacagcaATGAATAATGGACAAATTACAGCATGTGATTTACGAGCTAAAGGCAAAGTTATTGCAAGGTTTAAAG ATAGTACAGAAGATGGCAAAATGAGACCTCTTTGCAGTTTTGATGTTAGTTGTGATGAAAAACTTGTAGCAGGTGGTACTGAGCATATTGGAGGAgatgcatttattttattttgggaTAGTCGACATACTAATTCAAAATtggatgataaaaataatcttcttgGTGGATATTGGGAATCTCATATGGAAGATGTAACCTCTTTGGCATTTCATTCTAGTAAGCAGGATGTCTTAGCATCGGGTAGTACAGATGGACTGATTAATGTCTTTGACCTTACACAGCCATCAGAAGATTCTGCATTAACTTATTCCTTAAATACCGAATCATCTGTG gataggaTAGGCTGGTTAAATGATGATAATCTTTGGTGCACAACACATAATTCATTACAACTTTGGGACTGTGATGGAGCAACTCCATATGCTAAATTTGAACGTAGTAATCTAACAGTTTCTCAA aatgatGATCCAGATGATTGTTATATAGTTAGATTTCATGCTTCAAATGCACTTGGACAACCATTCCTCCTTGCAGGTTCTAGTAATGTTAAAGg ggAAAATTTGAGatgtttaaatatcataaatgatCGATTAGAAACATGTTATAATATGATAGGAAATAAACAAATAGTACGTGATAGCTGGCTACATGAAaag AGTGGTTCCTTAATAACAGTAGGTGAAGGTggacttataaatatttggagaCAAACTGAAACTATACCTATCCAACAAAATTCTAGCCATAAATTGATGGCAAAAATTGGTACCGGTAAAGGACGGGATCGTCAACACAGAACTAAgccatattaa